CCGAGTCCCCGACATCTACCGGCTCGGACGGCATGCGTCCGGTCAGCACCCCGTTGAGCATCTGTCCCGGTGCCCGCCCCGACACAGTGAGGCGTGCCCGATGACTTCGATCGAATACCGCCATGCCGTTCGTAGCAGCTTGGTATTCTGCCTCTGGCTCCCCGAAGTGGCGGACAAGTCGTCGTCCGTGGTAGTCGCCCGCGATTCCACCTGCAGACTCGAGCTGTGGTAACAACGGACTCTCGTGATTACTCTCGCCAGAACCGGTCATGCCGTACCTCCACCCGCCTCGAAGTGCCCTCCGCGAAGTTCTCGGACGAGCTTCTGAACGTTGTATGTGTCATCCGCCGTCGGCGACAGCCGAAGGTATGCCTCGAGCTGACACGCAGCCTCCTCATGCCGCCCCAGCTTCGCTAATAGCATTCCACGAGAACGGCTCACGAGCGGTGCAGTCGGCATGATCATGAGGAGTCGCTCAACCACCGCGAGAGAACGTCGGGCGTCACCAATTTTCGTGTAAATCCCTTTGAGATTCGTCAGGAGTCGAACGAGCATGTCGCGCTTCGTCGAGGGGCGAAGAAATGCCTCACGCATCGAGACCATACCACCGTAGCCTTGGTCCAGAAACTGCTGCGCGTCGTCCTCGAAGCGAATTCGACCACCGTCAAAAGGATCGATGAGAAGTCGGACTTCGGAGCCAGTATATCGAACAAGAAAATGCCCTGGGAATTTCACCCCTTCAAGAGGAAGCCCTAGCCTCCAGCTCACCTCGAGAATGACGATGCCCAGAGTCAGCGGAATGCCCACGCCACGGTCGAGCACATCGTTCAGGAACGAATTTCGGGGGTCATAGAAAGCCTCGCGATTCCCTGTCAACTTCCGGCGGGTGTAGAGCGTATCGATGACCTCGCCGAGCACGATTAGAGAAGCCGTCTCATTCGCCAACCTGTCCTTCACCTCTTCGGCGACCTGATCGAGGCGGGCCAGATAGAGATCGACCGACAGCTGTGGGTACTCCTCTTTCGCCACAAGCAGCACCGCTCGCGCCAGATCCATCTCGGCATCAGAGCGTGACAGCTCATCAGCGAGAAGACGGCGCGGAGACGGTTGGGGCGCGGTCATGACGGAGTGGACCTTTCTGGCGAGGGCAGTTCGAATTCTCGTTCGGGTGGCATGGGTACCCGGTGCGAGCTACGGGTTTCCTGTTTTCACCGTGCCCCCACCAAGCGACCTTGTTGATTCACTCGGTCAGCTAACACTCGATCGTGAAGTCCACGCCAACTACAGGAGATCGCCCATGGCGGACGAGCCAAGGGACCAGAAGCCGAAGAT
This window of the Longimicrobiales bacterium genome carries:
- a CDS encoding transglutaminase-like domain-containing protein; translation: MTAPQPSPRRLLADELSRSDAEMDLARAVLLVAKEEYPQLSVDLYLARLDQVAEEVKDRLANETASLIVLGEVIDTLYTRRKLTGNREAFYDPRNSFLNDVLDRGVGIPLTLGIVILEVSWRLGLPLEGVKFPGHFLVRYTGSEVRLLIDPFDGGRIRFEDDAQQFLDQGYGGMVSMREAFLRPSTKRDMLVRLLTNLKGIYTKIGDARRSLAVVERLLMIMPTAPLVSRSRGMLLAKLGRHEEAACQLEAYLRLSPTADDTYNVQKLVRELRGGHFEAGGGTA